In Nitrospirota bacterium, the following are encoded in one genomic region:
- a CDS encoding type II toxin-antitoxin system prevent-host-death family antitoxin, with protein MKTATAKELRNRAAAILESVRKGNEVVITMRGEPVATLKPFKKNEKKFNPVGFGMWKDRKDLKDAAQWLNERRKERFQR; from the coding sequence ATGAAGACGGCGACGGCAAAGGAGCTCAGGAACAGGGCGGCTGCGATTCTTGAAAGTGTCAGGAAGGGCAATGAGGTGGTTATCACCATGCGCGGCGAGCCTGTCGCCACGTTAAAACCCTTCAAGAAAAATGAAAAGAAATTCAACCCTGTTGGGTTCGGCATGTGGAAGGATAGAAAAGACTTAAAGGATGCAGCACAATGGCTCAATGAGCGGAGGAAAGAGCGATTTCAAAGATAA
- a CDS encoding DUF2442 domain-containing protein produces the protein MNTLAVEPLARKVAFDEETMWVELADGRKLGVPLAYFPRLMRATPEARSRYIISGGGTGLHWDEIDEDISVKGLLLGIGDITRRTKS, from the coding sequence ATGAATACTTTGGCAGTTGAGCCTTTAGCAAGAAAGGTCGCCTTTGACGAAGAAACAATGTGGGTGGAGCTTGCCGACGGCAGAAAGCTCGGCGTACCGCTCGCATATTTTCCCCGCCTTATGAGGGCCACCCCTGAAGCTCGCTCCCGCTATATCATCAGCGGGGGAGGAACCGGTCTGCACTGGGATGAGATCGACGAGGATATCTCGGTAAAAGGGCTGCTACTGGGAATTGGCGATATAACGCGCCGAACAAAAAGCTGA
- a CDS encoding DEAD/DEAH box helicase, with the protein MPDRSVQLEWSDTDEQINKSRQLLEQEMHRRFVSDPEAAFLFLGFSDTSVTLSPSLEFFRGFAALFAKKLVRTPDLETRRHRVTITLDEDELDRTLSNAPLMPGELYINEDLLRNIVRGLNAVFQREIKKYDGSVEDFFKAYSPHVHLVGRVYFHLVESKKEEYPFAFLATYSTGLSKQGTSKHLPLKYALEEFGKESKKLLELLATVQLAAKESPLISGLLESGELFHPLAWSAQEAYTFLKEIPLYEKSGILCRIPDWWKGNTAGMKLRITVGDDQPSYVGMDALLNFDPQLFLGDTPVSPEEARRLLLSAEGLAFIKNKWVAVDPEKLRQTLAAYEEAQELMKAGDFNLRDALRLQLNPGAALHMPEEDGSIEVTNGQWLDSVLRKLRTPALIASTKPGHSFKAKLRPYQQRGVDWLCFLHSLRFGMCLADDMGLGKTVQILALLHILKSKGLKQSSLLVLPASLLANWSAEIERFAPDIEFFIAHPEARPEKKVDPLGSEELDRYDLVITTYSLVQKYEWLQKHEWNYVILDEAQAIKNPSTKQAGTIKKLAAKNRIAVTGTPVENRLSDVWSLFDFINPGLLGSMPEFGSFTKKLGKDPEGYARLRKIISPYILRRMKSDKAVIADLPEKVEMKTYALLSKKQVLLYKKLVGELEEAVRSAEGIQRKGMILAALAKFKQLCNHPDHYLGTGDFEEDDSGKLQRLREVCETIHEKREKALVFTQFREMTAPLAGFLERVFGRGGLVLHGGTPVGKRKEIVERFQGGEYIPFMVLSLKAGGIGLNLTEANHVIHFDRWWNPAVENQATDRAFRIGQKKNVLVHKFITKGTIEEKIDAMIESKIKLSGEVIRGSGEEWITEMSNEELVGLFSLSL; encoded by the coding sequence ATGCCTGACCGCTCCGTGCAGCTGGAATGGTCCGACACGGATGAACAGATAAACAAGAGCCGCCAGTTGCTGGAGCAGGAGATGCACAGGCGGTTCGTCTCCGATCCCGAAGCCGCCTTTTTGTTCCTGGGCTTCAGCGACACTTCTGTTACCCTCTCGCCTTCCCTTGAGTTCTTCAGGGGCTTTGCCGCCCTGTTTGCAAAGAAACTGGTCAGGACTCCCGACCTCGAAACAAGGCGGCATCGTGTAACGATAACCCTTGATGAGGACGAACTGGACAGAACGCTGAGCAATGCTCCGCTCATGCCCGGGGAACTCTATATAAATGAGGACCTCCTAAGAAACATCGTGCGCGGCCTCAACGCCGTGTTCCAGCGGGAAATCAAGAAGTACGACGGTTCTGTTGAGGATTTCTTCAAAGCATACAGTCCCCATGTGCATCTCGTGGGCAGGGTCTATTTCCACCTGGTGGAAAGCAAAAAGGAAGAGTATCCCTTCGCCTTTCTCGCCACCTATTCAACAGGCTTGAGCAAGCAGGGCACATCAAAACACCTCCCCCTGAAATACGCACTGGAAGAGTTCGGAAAAGAGAGCAAGAAATTGCTGGAACTGCTGGCAACCGTACAACTCGCCGCAAAAGAGAGCCCCCTCATTTCCGGGCTTCTTGAGAGCGGTGAACTGTTCCATCCCCTTGCCTGGTCGGCGCAAGAGGCTTACACCTTTCTCAAGGAAATCCCGCTCTATGAAAAATCAGGTATCCTGTGCAGGATCCCCGATTGGTGGAAAGGGAACACCGCCGGCATGAAACTGCGCATCACCGTAGGTGACGACCAGCCCTCTTATGTAGGTATGGATGCCCTCTTAAACTTCGATCCGCAATTATTTCTTGGAGATACCCCGGTCTCTCCGGAAGAGGCCCGGCGCCTGCTGCTCTCCGCAGAAGGCCTTGCCTTCATCAAGAACAAATGGGTAGCGGTCGACCCCGAAAAACTGCGCCAAACCCTCGCCGCCTATGAAGAGGCACAGGAGCTGATGAAAGCAGGAGATTTCAATCTGAGAGATGCCCTCCGCCTGCAGCTCAACCCCGGGGCAGCGCTGCATATGCCTGAGGAAGATGGAAGCATAGAGGTAACGAACGGACAGTGGCTGGACTCCGTTCTCCGGAAGCTGCGCACCCCGGCCCTCATAGCTTCCACAAAACCGGGGCATTCCTTCAAAGCCAAGCTCAGGCCCTACCAGCAACGCGGGGTGGACTGGCTCTGCTTCCTCCATTCCCTCCGTTTCGGGATGTGCCTTGCGGACGATATGGGGCTCGGCAAGACCGTCCAGATACTGGCCTTGCTGCATATTTTAAAGTCAAAAGGGTTAAAGCAGTCGAGCCTCCTTGTACTACCCGCATCACTGCTTGCGAACTGGTCCGCTGAAATAGAACGTTTTGCGCCGGATATAGAGTTCTTCATCGCGCACCCCGAAGCGCGGCCCGAAAAGAAAGTCGATCCCCTGGGCTCCGAAGAGCTCGACAGGTACGACCTCGTTATCACCACCTATTCACTGGTCCAGAAGTACGAGTGGCTTCAAAAACATGAATGGAACTATGTCATCCTCGATGAAGCGCAGGCAATAAAGAATCCGTCTACAAAGCAGGCCGGGACGATCAAGAAACTTGCAGCAAAGAATAGGATCGCCGTGACCGGTACTCCGGTGGAAAACAGGCTTTCCGATGTGTGGTCGCTGTTCGACTTTATCAATCCGGGGCTCCTCGGCAGCATGCCGGAATTCGGCAGTTTCACGAAAAAGCTGGGAAAAGATCCCGAGGGTTATGCACGGCTGCGCAAAATAATCAGCCCCTATATCCTGCGGCGGATGAAGAGCGATAAGGCGGTCATAGCAGACCTGCCCGAAAAAGTGGAGATGAAGACCTATGCGCTGTTAAGCAAAAAACAGGTGCTCCTCTATAAAAAACTGGTCGGGGAATTGGAGGAAGCGGTCCGAAGCGCAGAAGGGATACAGCGGAAGGGAATGATCCTCGCCGCGCTCGCGAAGTTCAAGCAGCTCTGCAATCATCCCGACCATTACCTCGGGACAGGGGATTTCGAGGAAGACGACAGCGGGAAGCTCCAGCGGCTCAGGGAGGTCTGCGAAACAATTCACGAAAAGAGAGAAAAAGCGCTGGTCTTTACCCAGTTCAGAGAAATGACCGCTCCCTTGGCAGGTTTCCTGGAAAGGGTATTCGGCAGGGGAGGGCTTGTGCTGCACGGGGGCACGCCTGTAGGCAAGAGAAAGGAGATCGTGGAGCGGTTTCAGGGCGGTGAGTACATACCCTTCATGGTGCTGTCGTTGAAAGCCGGCGGCATAGGACTGAACCTCACAGAGGCGAATCACGTGATCCATTTCGACCGGTGGTGGAACCCCGCGGTAGAGAACCAGGCCACGGACAGGGCCTTCAGGATCGGCCAGAAAAAGAACGTCCTCGTGCATAAGTTCATAACAAAAGGCACGATAGAGGAGAAGATAGACGCAATGATCGAAAGCAAGATAAAACTGTCCGGGGAAGTTATACGCGGTAGCGGAGAGGAATGGATTACGGAGATGAGCAACGAGGAGTTGGTGGGCCTCTTCAGCCTCAGCTTGTGA
- a CDS encoding type II toxin-antitoxin system VapC family toxin, with protein MLIWYFRGDQNAQEFIAHTSSKKRLVSALCVMELIQGCLDKRELKTVKEFIKANFPAMIYPDEKIYEKAILLLERYALSDGLRTVDALIAASAIIHNAALATANYKHFKNIHGLNVLKFEPSRT; from the coding sequence GTGCTTATCTGGTATTTCAGGGGAGATCAAAACGCACAGGAATTTATCGCTCATACCTCCTCTAAAAAAAGGCTTGTAAGCGCTCTCTGTGTGATGGAGCTCATACAGGGATGCCTGGATAAAAGGGAGCTAAAAACCGTGAAGGAGTTCATAAAAGCAAACTTCCCCGCCATGATTTATCCCGATGAGAAAATATATGAGAAAGCAATTCTCCTGCTTGAGCGATATGCCTTATCCGATGGGTTGAGAACTGTCGATGCGCTTATTGCTGCATCAGCAATAATACACAATGCTGCGCTGGCAACCGCCAACTATAAGCATTTCAAGAATATACATGGTCTTAATGTTCTTAAATTCGAGCCGTCGAGGACATAG
- a CDS encoding nucleotidyltransferase domain-containing protein: MVKTDREIKIILDRYAAEITKLGVTPQAILLYGSYARGNAREDSDIDVIVISEDFKGMNLRERLELLGLAAGRVFEPIEAIGYTSEELEANRKETFLEEALKVSSRI; encoded by the coding sequence ATGGTTAAAACAGACAGAGAAATTAAGATAATTCTTGACCGTTACGCAGCCGAAATCACAAAGCTCGGGGTGACCCCTCAGGCGATTCTCCTTTACGGATCATATGCCAGGGGGAATGCACGGGAGGACAGCGATATCGACGTTATCGTCATCTCTGAGGATTTCAAAGGCATGAACCTCAGAGAACGACTTGAGCTCCTGGGTCTTGCGGCAGGCAGGGTGTTTGAGCCTATAGAGGCCATCGGGTATACGTCCGAAGAGCTGGAGGCAAACAGAAAGGAAACCTTTCTCGAAGAGGCGCTGAAAGTATCCAGCCGCATCTAA
- a CDS encoding HEPN domain-containing protein has translation MRKDTENFIKSAAYDLDTAEHMLKTGRYIYVVFMCHLSIEKMLKAVAAEVNDKTPPRTHNLLYLAKLAGLSFSNVHFEFISKINNASVVTRYPEDFGSLTESFPEEVVSAYLDKTREVVGWLKQTEKLR, from the coding sequence ATGAGAAAGGATACGGAGAACTTCATCAAATCAGCGGCATACGATCTTGACACCGCCGAGCACATGTTGAAGACCGGTCGTTATATCTATGTAGTTTTCATGTGCCATCTTTCTATAGAAAAGATGCTGAAAGCTGTGGCCGCCGAAGTCAATGACAAGACCCCTCCGAGAACACATAATCTGCTTTACCTAGCAAAGCTTGCCGGGCTCAGCTTTTCAAACGTTCATTTTGAGTTTATTTCAAAGATAAACAATGCAAGCGTCGTCACCAGATACCCGGAAGATTTCGGCTCGCTGACAGAGTCATTTCCTGAAGAAGTGGTGTCGGCCTACCTTGATAAAACGAGAGAGGTTGTTGGATGGTTAAAACAGACAGAGAAATTAAGATAA
- a CDS encoding SWIM zinc finger family protein, with amino-acid sequence MSYWNRFPEYVPVARKKEKAAKKLKELLKKSPGLMPVVLEGKSIARTWWGKAWNRNLEQYADYSNRIGRGRSYVRHGTVLDLRIEPGEIQALVQGSRSKPYKVSIKIAALQKNIWKEIRSACEGMLESLQELIEGKFPKALGEVFTAEKSGMFPSPKEITFSCSCPDWAYMCKHVSAVLYGTGARLDEDPKLFFTLRKAEIGDLIQQAVAGKADKLLAKAAGKSSRIIDESDLSAVFGIDLEEHPTAGRNKNGTRKEKRSREKKTVTKKESNEIASKAPAKSAKGKKTTTLKTAAKSVKGKKGTTEKTAKPASKGKSNVVSLADYRR; translated from the coding sequence ATGAGCTACTGGAACAGATTTCCCGAATACGTGCCGGTTGCCCGGAAAAAAGAAAAGGCAGCAAAAAAGCTGAAAGAGCTCTTGAAGAAGAGTCCGGGCCTCATGCCGGTCGTTCTCGAAGGCAAAAGCATTGCGCGCACCTGGTGGGGCAAGGCGTGGAACCGCAATCTGGAACAGTATGCGGATTACAGCAACCGCATCGGCAGGGGGCGAAGCTATGTCCGCCACGGGACGGTGCTCGATCTCCGCATCGAGCCCGGAGAGATACAGGCACTCGTCCAGGGATCGCGTTCGAAACCATATAAAGTATCCATCAAAATAGCAGCGCTCCAAAAGAATATCTGGAAAGAAATACGGTCAGCCTGCGAGGGCATGCTGGAGTCTCTCCAGGAGCTCATAGAGGGGAAATTCCCCAAAGCGCTGGGAGAAGTGTTCACTGCAGAAAAGTCCGGTATGTTCCCCTCCCCTAAAGAAATCACCTTTAGTTGCTCCTGTCCCGACTGGGCATACATGTGCAAGCATGTGTCCGCCGTACTCTACGGCACAGGCGCGCGGCTCGATGAGGACCCCAAACTGTTCTTCACCCTGAGAAAGGCTGAAATAGGCGATCTGATACAACAGGCGGTGGCAGGCAAGGCGGACAAGCTCCTTGCAAAGGCTGCCGGGAAAAGCTCCCGCATCATTGATGAATCCGACCTGTCCGCGGTATTCGGCATCGATTTGGAAGAACATCCCACTGCAGGTAGAAATAAAAACGGCACAAGGAAGGAAAAAAGAAGTAGGGAGAAAAAAACCGTGACAAAGAAAGAGAGCAATGAGATCGCATCGAAGGCCCCTGCAAAAAGCGCAAAGGGTAAAAAGACGACCACGCTCAAAACCGCTGCCAAAAGCGTGAAAGGGAAAAAAGGGACCACGGAAAAGACAGCGAAGCCGGCCAGCAAGGGAAAGAGCAATGTGGTTTCTTTAGCCGACTATCGCAGGTAG